A single genomic interval of Nostoc commune NIES-4072 harbors:
- the kdpC gene encoding K(+)-transporting ATPase subunit C → MAIIRETIRAIFITLMLWLLTAIIYPLIILVVGQVFLPGQANGSIQLNQNYEPIGSTLIGQLFTSDQYFHSRPSTVRYSQGKKAKPTGISGASNLAASNPELLNRILEQANQLRDENIQPIADMIYTSGSGLDPHISLKAAREQLPRVASARGVKEDEILPLINRHTDGRFLWIFGEPGVNVLRLNYALDLQDFSR, encoded by the coding sequence ATGGCTATTATTCGAGAAACTATCAGAGCAATTTTCATAACTCTAATGCTTTGGTTGTTGACTGCAATCATCTATCCTCTGATAATCCTTGTAGTCGGGCAAGTTTTTTTACCCGGCCAAGCTAATGGCAGCATCCAGCTGAATCAAAATTATGAACCAATTGGTTCGACTTTGATTGGTCAGTTGTTCACGTCTGATCAATATTTCCATTCTCGTCCCAGTACTGTTAGATATAGCCAAGGCAAAAAAGCCAAGCCAACTGGCATCTCTGGAGCCAGCAATCTTGCTGCTAGCAATCCAGAACTACTCAACCGGATTTTAGAACAGGCAAATCAATTGCGAGACGAAAATATTCAACCGATTGCTGATATGATTTATACCTCTGGTTCTGGTTTAGATCCGCATATTTCCTTGAAAGCAGCACGGGAGCAATTGCCGCGAGTTGCTAGTGCGCGAGGAGTAAAAGAAGATGAGATCCTACCTTTAATTAATAGGCATACTGATGGCAGATTTTTATGGATTTTTGGCGAACCGGGAGTTAATGTTCTCCGATTGAATTATGCTCTTGACTTGCAAGATTTTAGTCGTTAA
- a CDS encoding response regulator transcription factor, translating into MTKILLVEDDELFRLGLRMRLQQETTLEIVAEAEDGEQAVELANRYPLDLVLLDIGLPGIGGIEACRQIKQKHPNLPILVLTSRSEKPLISRLIAAGAQGYCLKGILAESLILAVRSVAAGASWWDQTATTEIRAAFEGNSTVVLPAKTEESLENPLTKREQEILALVATGKSNQEIAEVLYIAPGTVRVHVHTILQKLEVRDRTQAAVLAIQKGLVAPELLIN; encoded by the coding sequence ATGACAAAAATCTTACTCGTTGAAGATGATGAATTGTTTCGCCTTGGTCTGCGGATGCGGTTGCAACAAGAAACCACTTTGGAGATTGTTGCAGAGGCAGAAGATGGGGAACAAGCTGTAGAATTAGCAAATCGCTATCCCCTGGATTTGGTCTTGCTGGATATAGGTTTACCGGGGATTGGCGGAATAGAGGCTTGTCGCCAAATCAAGCAGAAGCACCCAAATTTACCAATTCTTGTTTTAACCTCTCGTTCTGAAAAACCCCTGATTTCGCGGTTAATTGCCGCCGGGGCCCAAGGTTACTGCCTCAAAGGTATTCTGGCTGAGTCTCTAATATTAGCAGTGCGATCGGTTGCAGCAGGGGCTTCTTGGTGGGATCAAACGGCAACAACAGAAATTAGAGCAGCTTTTGAGGGCAATTCTACTGTGGTGCTGCCTGCAAAAACTGAGGAATCCTTAGAAAATCCCCTAACCAAGCGGGAGCAAGAAATTTTGGCACTCGTAGCAACTGGCAAAAGCAATCAAGAAATTGCTGAAGTTCTCTACATTGCCCCTGGTACAGTGCGGGTTCATGTCCATACTATTTTACAGAAACTAGAAGTACGCGATCGCACTCAAGCCGCAGTTTTAGCGATCCAAAAAGGATTAGTAGCACCAGAATTGTTGATTAATTAG
- a CDS encoding sensor histidine kinase, producing MKILNRLVATKEAINERRETYGLIAIAFAIVISLEYLTPPEYVFGYLYTGTILLADSRLNRGAVLGITFAATGLTLLNLFVPGGEMINSPTLANRLIAVLALVVTGWLSDRNHRNEEAIAYTQAQLRSQEQLATMREDFVSTLTHDLKTPLLGAIETLKYLQNEQFGEITPMQAKVLQTMARSHRSTLQLVQTLLDVYRNDAEGLKLQLSPVNLATVAQEVIATLTELAKTRQVYISLHYGESDFRSFLWVNGDPLQLGRVFTNLLSNGINHTPRGGKVEVVLESYSSDQVVKILDTGSGITEEELPYLFERFYQGHSDRHVCGSGLGLYLTRQIITAHGGTIWAENRSPRGALFGFRLPACPPPGR from the coding sequence ATGAAGATATTAAATCGATTAGTGGCTACGAAAGAAGCTATAAACGAGCGTAGGGAGACTTATGGGCTAATAGCGATCGCCTTTGCGATCGTGATCAGCTTGGAATATTTAACACCACCTGAGTACGTATTTGGCTATCTCTACACAGGAACTATTTTGTTAGCAGATTCACGATTGAATCGGGGTGCTGTGTTGGGAATCACTTTTGCAGCTACAGGATTAACATTATTGAATTTGTTTGTTCCCGGAGGAGAAATGATTAATTCTCCAACGTTGGCAAATAGGCTGATTGCAGTTTTGGCGTTGGTGGTAACGGGTTGGTTAAGCGACCGCAACCACCGCAATGAAGAAGCGATCGCTTATACGCAAGCACAATTACGCTCCCAAGAACAACTAGCTACCATGCGTGAAGATTTTGTTTCCACCCTAACCCATGATTTGAAAACACCCCTATTAGGAGCAATTGAAACGCTGAAATATTTGCAAAATGAGCAATTTGGTGAAATCACGCCAATGCAAGCAAAAGTCTTACAAACAATGGCTCGTAGTCATCGGAGTACACTGCAATTAGTCCAAACGCTTTTAGATGTATACCGCAATGATGCCGAAGGGCTGAAACTACAGTTATCACCTGTTAATTTGGCAACTGTGGCACAGGAGGTAATCGCCACCCTGACTGAACTAGCCAAAACACGCCAGGTTTATATTTCTCTCCACTATGGCGAATCAGATTTTCGCAGCTTTCTTTGGGTAAACGGCGATCCTTTGCAACTGGGGCGAGTCTTTACCAATCTCCTGAGTAATGGTATAAACCATACCCCTCGTGGCGGTAAAGTAGAAGTAGTACTTGAAAGTTATTCTAGCGATCAAGTAGTCAAAATACTTGATACTGGTTCCGGCATTACCGAAGAAGAGTTACCCTACTTGTTTGAAAGATTTTATCAAGGACATAGCGATCGCCACGTCTGTGGATCTGGACTAGGGCTTTATTTAACCAGGCAAATTATTACCGCTCATGGGGGTACAATTTGGGCAGAGAATCGCTCACCACGAGGCGCACTTTTTGGTTTCCGCCTCCCTGCTTGTCCACCACCGGGGAGATGA
- the kdpB gene encoding potassium-transporting ATPase subunit KdpB → MNQVATNFKARRPNPRSGDRRQGRKKAKTSNKWLYLRAMKDAFVKLNPKYAIKNPVMFVVWVGTIIILLLTIDPNLFGPALQKNPQVFNGLLSGILFFTVWFANFAEAIAQGRGKAQANALRLTRSKTIAKKIAADGTINEVSSTSLKQGDNIYVIAGDIIPADGEVIMGVASVDESAITGESAPVLKESGSDVASSVTGGTRIISDELIIRITNDPGKGFIDRMIALVEGAERSKTPNEIALTVLLAVLSLMFLLVVVTLPALAYYVNSPVSVPILIALLVALIPTTIGGLLSTIGIAGMDRVAQFNVIATSGRAVEACGDVNTLVLDKTGTITLGNRLAEEFIPINGHSMSEIANVAWAASVFDNTPEGKSIVRLAEKLGARFDFDFNQAEAVDFSAKTRMSGTNLPGGYEARKGAVEAIKGFVRSRNGRDTPELDATYERVSRLGGTPLAVSLDNEIYGVIYLKDIVKPGIRDRFLALRRMGVDTIMVTGDNQITASVIAKEAGVDDFIAEATPEDKISVIKKEQTAGKLVAMTGDGTNDALALAQANVGIAMNTGTQAAKEAANMVDLDSDPTKLIDIISIGKQLLITRGALTIFSIANDIAKYFAIIPVIFVTANLQSLNIMNLTSPNSAVLSALIYNALIIPALIPLALKGVRFRPLTANQLLQRNILIYGLGGLIAPFIAIKLIDLLITIVGLA, encoded by the coding sequence ATAAATCAAGTGGCAACTAACTTCAAAGCTAGACGGCCAAATCCTCGTTCTGGCGATCGCCGCCAAGGACGTAAAAAGGCCAAAACAAGTAATAAGTGGCTGTACTTAAGGGCAATGAAAGATGCTTTTGTCAAGCTCAACCCTAAGTATGCAATCAAAAATCCAGTGATGTTTGTGGTTTGGGTAGGGACAATCATCATCCTATTGCTAACAATTGATCCCAACCTATTTGGCCCAGCCCTCCAAAAGAACCCGCAAGTTTTCAACGGCTTGTTATCGGGGATTTTATTCTTTACAGTTTGGTTTGCCAATTTTGCCGAAGCAATTGCCCAAGGGCGGGGTAAAGCCCAAGCCAATGCCTTGCGATTAACAAGATCAAAGACGATCGCTAAAAAAATTGCTGCCGACGGCACAATTAATGAAGTTTCATCCACCAGCCTTAAACAGGGCGATAACATCTACGTCATTGCTGGCGATATCATTCCCGCCGATGGCGAGGTAATCATGGGTGTCGCCTCAGTGGATGAATCGGCAATTACTGGAGAATCCGCACCAGTATTAAAAGAATCAGGTTCCGACGTTGCCAGTTCCGTCACTGGTGGAACGCGGATTATCTCAGATGAGCTAATTATTCGCATCACTAATGACCCAGGTAAAGGCTTTATTGACCGGATGATTGCCTTAGTAGAAGGGGCAGAACGCAGCAAAACACCTAATGAAATTGCCTTGACAGTATTGCTTGCAGTTCTTAGCTTAATGTTTTTGTTAGTCGTGGTAACTCTGCCTGCACTTGCTTACTATGTCAACAGTCCAGTCAGCGTGCCAATTTTGATTGCCCTATTAGTAGCATTAATTCCTACAACCATTGGCGGCTTACTAAGTACCATCGGCATTGCTGGGATGGATCGAGTTGCCCAATTTAACGTTATTGCCACTTCAGGACGAGCAGTCGAAGCTTGTGGAGATGTCAACACTTTAGTTCTCGATAAAACAGGTACAATTACCCTCGGCAACCGTTTGGCGGAAGAGTTTATTCCCATCAACGGTCATTCAATGTCAGAAATTGCTAATGTTGCCTGGGCGGCTAGTGTCTTTGACAATACGCCAGAAGGTAAATCTATTGTGCGACTGGCAGAAAAGTTAGGCGCAAGGTTTGATTTCGACTTCAACCAGGCAGAAGCAGTTGATTTTTCTGCCAAAACACGGATGAGTGGTACAAACTTGCCTGGTGGGTATGAGGCGAGAAAGGGAGCAGTAGAAGCCATCAAAGGATTTGTTCGTTCCCGCAACGGACGCGATACACCAGAATTGGATGCTACCTACGAACGAGTTTCTCGCTTGGGAGGTACACCTCTAGCAGTTAGCCTAGATAACGAAATCTATGGGGTTATTTATCTCAAAGATATAGTTAAACCTGGTATCCGCGATCGCTTTCTTGCACTGCGACGGATGGGAGTGGATACCATTATGGTAACTGGAGACAACCAGATTACAGCTTCTGTCATTGCCAAAGAAGCTGGAGTTGATGACTTCATCGCCGAAGCCACACCAGAAGACAAAATCAGTGTCATTAAGAAAGAACAAACAGCAGGTAAATTAGTTGCCATGACAGGAGATGGAACTAATGATGCCCTAGCATTAGCCCAAGCGAACGTCGGCATTGCAATGAATACAGGTACGCAAGCTGCCAAAGAAGCCGCCAACATGGTAGATTTGGACTCCGATCCCACAAAACTGATCGATATAATTAGCATTGGCAAACAACTATTGATTACTCGCGGGGCATTGACGATATTTTCTATCGCTAATGATATTGCTAAATACTTTGCGATTATCCCAGTGATATTTGTCACGGCTAATTTGCAAAGCTTGAATATTATGAATTTAACTAGCCCTAATTCTGCTGTTTTATCAGCACTGATTTATAATGCTTTGATTATTCCCGCTTTGATTCCGTTGGCATTGAAAGGTGTACGGTTTAGGCCGTTGACAGCGAATCAGCTACTACAACGCAATATCTTAATTTATGGTTTAGGTGGGCTGATTGCGCCGTTTATCGCCATTAAATTAATAGATTTACTGATTACAATTGTGGGCTTGGCTTAA
- a CDS encoding universal stress protein has protein sequence MSDKSNTGSTGTVPLNSASYSLYPGRRRGKHKIFIGMAPGVGKTYRMLEEGQALKQEGIDVVVGLLETHGRKDTAEKAEGLEIIPRKEYPHGELTLTDMDTDAILKRCLATSRFASTPQLVLIDELAHTNVPGSPREKRYEDVEVVLAAGIDVYSTMNVQHLESLNDLVARITGVVVRERVPDRILDEADEIVVIDVTPETLQERLLEGKIYAPEKIQQSLDNFFQRRNLIALRELALREVADNVEENAIATTPNGQFCNIHERVLVCISTYPNSVQLLRRGARLANYMNAPLYTLFVADPERFLTKEESLHIHTCEKLCNEFEGTFIRVTSSNVANAIAQVAEKYRITQIVIGESQRSRWQMLLKGSLTQKLVRLLKNIDLHIIASEKMVSPK, from the coding sequence ATGTCAGATAAAAGTAATACTGGTTCAACTGGCACTGTACCTTTGAATTCTGCAAGTTATTCGCTTTATCCAGGACGGCGGCGGGGTAAGCATAAAATATTTATTGGCATGGCTCCTGGAGTCGGCAAAACCTACCGGATGCTGGAAGAAGGACAAGCGCTTAAACAGGAAGGAATAGATGTCGTTGTTGGACTTTTAGAAACCCACGGACGCAAGGACACAGCTGAGAAGGCAGAGGGACTGGAAATTATACCTCGTAAGGAATATCCTCACGGTGAGTTGACGCTAACGGATATGGATACAGATGCGATTTTAAAGCGATGTCTGGCGACAAGCCGCTTTGCGTCTACGCCCCAATTAGTCCTAATCGATGAACTTGCTCATACCAACGTCCCTGGTTCTCCACGCGAAAAACGTTACGAAGATGTAGAAGTAGTTTTGGCAGCAGGTATTGATGTCTACTCCACAATGAATGTCCAACATTTGGAAAGTCTCAATGACTTAGTAGCTAGAATTACAGGCGTGGTAGTCCGTGAGCGTGTTCCTGACAGGATTCTGGATGAAGCAGATGAAATAGTGGTAATAGATGTCACGCCGGAAACATTGCAAGAACGGTTATTAGAAGGCAAGATTTACGCACCAGAAAAAATCCAACAATCCCTCGATAATTTTTTCCAACGCCGTAACCTGATTGCTTTGCGGGAATTGGCTTTGCGGGAAGTAGCAGACAACGTAGAAGAAAATGCAATCGCTACTACCCCCAATGGGCAATTTTGTAATATTCACGAGCGGGTTTTGGTGTGTATATCTACATATCCCAACTCAGTGCAGCTGTTACGCCGGGGTGCGAGGCTGGCTAACTACATGAATGCGCCGCTTTATACCTTGTTCGTTGCCGATCCAGAACGCTTCCTTACTAAGGAAGAAAGCTTACACATTCACACTTGTGAGAAACTCTGTAATGAATTTGAAGGTACTTTTATTCGTGTTACCAGCAGTAATGTAGCGAATGCGATCGCTCAAGTCGCCGAAAAATATCGGATCACCCAAATTGTAATCGGAGAGAGTCAGCGATCGCGTTGGCAAATGCTCCTCAAAGGATCTTTGACGCAAAAATTAGTGCGCTTGCTCAAAAATATAGATTTGCATATCATTGCTAGCGAAAAAATGGTTTCACCCAAATAG
- a CDS encoding glycosyltransferase, producing the protein MKIAFIVSQFPVLSETFILNQIIDLLERGYEVDIYAERIADTVKIHSNVVKYNILEHTFYLGEPKNYLWRIVKAFSLLISHLIKRNNWQNFLLLLSTLNIFQYRKMSTSLTLFYATIPLLEKHPVYDIIHCHFAPNGIKALILRELGVIKGGVITTFHGYDVNKNYMRKYVEKYKHILELGDMYIVNTTFTGNQAIELGCSPNKIFRLPVGIEISQYNFQKKVLRSKETIKIITVARLVEKKGIEYSIRAVAKVLKKYSNIEYKIVGEGELRKSLEKLTSQLKITNEVKFLGWKTQDEIRQIYADSHIFILSSVIASDGDKEGQALVLQEAQAMGLPVLSTLHNGIPDGVLDGKSGFLVPEKDVNALADKLSYLVEHPETWSIMGLAGRSFVEKNYDISMLNDKLIEIYKMISNQNLLRYK; encoded by the coding sequence ATGAAAATAGCCTTCATAGTTAGCCAGTTTCCAGTTTTATCAGAAACTTTTATCTTGAATCAGATAATAGACCTATTGGAGCGTGGGTATGAAGTTGATATTTATGCTGAACGAATTGCTGATACTGTCAAAATACACTCAAATGTAGTAAAGTATAATATTTTGGAGCATACATTCTATTTAGGAGAACCTAAGAATTACCTTTGGAGAATTGTCAAGGCGTTTAGTTTATTAATTTCTCACTTAATCAAAAGGAATAATTGGCAAAACTTCCTGCTTCTATTAAGTACCCTTAATATTTTCCAGTATCGGAAAATGTCTACATCATTAACCTTATTCTATGCAACTATTCCCCTTTTAGAGAAACATCCAGTATATGACATTATTCATTGTCATTTTGCTCCTAATGGTATCAAAGCTCTAATATTGCGAGAACTAGGTGTAATTAAAGGAGGAGTAATTACAACTTTTCATGGTTATGATGTAAATAAAAATTATATGAGAAAATATGTGGAAAAGTATAAACATATTCTTGAACTTGGAGATATGTACATTGTTAATACAACTTTTACAGGTAACCAGGCTATAGAGTTAGGTTGCTCACCAAATAAGATTTTTAGGCTTCCTGTAGGTATTGAGATATCACAGTATAATTTCCAAAAAAAAGTACTTCGCTCTAAGGAAACTATAAAAATTATCACAGTTGCAAGATTAGTTGAGAAAAAAGGTATTGAATATTCAATTAGGGCAGTAGCCAAGGTGTTAAAAAAATATTCCAATATTGAATATAAAATAGTTGGTGAGGGTGAACTTCGTAAATCACTAGAAAAGCTAACCAGCCAACTTAAAATTACAAATGAAGTTAAATTTTTAGGATGGAAGACACAAGATGAAATCCGCCAAATTTATGCTGATTCTCACATTTTTATTCTGTCAAGTGTAATTGCCTCTGATGGAGATAAAGAGGGACAAGCGCTAGTTTTACAAGAGGCGCAAGCTATGGGATTACCAGTATTATCTACATTGCACAATGGGATTCCTGATGGTGTGCTGGATGGGAAATCAGGTTTTTTAGTTCCTGAAAAGGATGTGAACGCTTTAGCTGACAAATTGAGTTATTTAGTCGAGCATCCAGAAACTTGGTCAATTATGGGTTTAGCAGGTCGGTCATTTGTGGAAAAAAACTACGATATTAGTATGTTAAATGACAAATTAATTGAAATTTATAAAATGATATCCAATCAGAATCTTCTAAGATATAAGTAA
- the kdpA gene encoding potassium-transporting ATPase subunit KdpA: MGQGFLQIGLTLCIVIAITPLLGKYIARVFLGERTLLDFLMNPIERSMFVLAGVRRKDDMTGLQYIRAVIFSNLLMGISVYFLIYFQRLLPWNPNGFGAIKWDVLLHTTISFVTNTDQQHYVGETTLSYFSQVAALGFLMFTSAATGLAVGIAFIRGLTGRKLGNFYVDLVRGITRILLPISIIGAIALLVTGVPQTLKETLVLRTLEGGTQYIARGPVASFEMIKLLGDNGGGFFGVNSAHPFENPNGASNLIEMIAMISIPAALIYTYGIFANNIKQAWLLFWMVFVIFVVLVGVAAVGELQGNPLVNNAFGLEQPNLEGKEVRFGWAQTAFWAVMTTATMSGAVNGMHDSLMPQGIFSTLFNLFIQVIWGGQGTGTAYLFIYLILTVFLTGLMAGRTPEFLGRKIEKREIVLAGVVLLIHPILILIPSAIALAYPISLSGISNSGYHGISQVVYEYASAAANNGSGLEGLKDNSIWWNLSTIVSLIGGRYIPIIAILLLADGMSGKQPVPETPGTLRTDSLVFTGITAGVTLVLGVLTFFPVLALGPIAEGMKLASGS; encoded by the coding sequence ATGGGACAAGGTTTTTTGCAAATTGGCTTAACGCTGTGTATTGTCATAGCAATCACTCCGTTACTGGGTAAATACATAGCGCGTGTCTTCTTGGGAGAAAGAACACTGCTTGATTTTTTAATGAACCCGATAGAGCGAAGTATGTTCGTACTAGCAGGTGTCCGCAGGAAAGATGATATGACGGGTTTGCAGTATATCCGGGCAGTAATTTTTAGTAATTTGCTCATGGGTATTTCAGTGTATTTCCTGATATATTTTCAGAGACTCTTGCCCTGGAATCCTAACGGCTTCGGTGCTATCAAATGGGATGTATTATTACACACAACCATTTCCTTTGTGACCAATACCGACCAGCAACACTATGTCGGTGAGACAACTTTAAGCTATTTTAGCCAGGTAGCGGCTTTAGGCTTTTTGATGTTCACCTCCGCAGCCACCGGGTTAGCCGTGGGAATTGCTTTTATTCGCGGGTTGACGGGTAGAAAGTTGGGAAACTTTTACGTCGATCTTGTGCGTGGAATTACGCGAATTTTGCTGCCGATTTCGATTATTGGAGCGATCGCCTTACTTGTAACAGGTGTACCACAAACATTAAAAGAGACTTTAGTTCTGAGAACCTTAGAAGGTGGAACGCAATATATTGCCAGAGGCCCGGTAGCATCCTTTGAAATGATCAAACTTTTGGGCGACAACGGCGGAGGCTTTTTTGGCGTAAACTCAGCCCATCCTTTTGAAAATCCTAATGGTGCTTCTAACTTGATAGAAATGATCGCCATGATTTCTATACCAGCAGCCTTGATTTACACTTACGGTATATTTGCTAACAACATCAAGCAAGCTTGGCTACTTTTCTGGATGGTGTTTGTGATTTTTGTAGTTCTGGTGGGAGTAGCAGCCGTAGGAGAACTGCAAGGTAATCCCCTTGTTAATAACGCCTTTGGATTAGAACAGCCCAATTTAGAGGGGAAAGAAGTTCGATTTGGCTGGGCACAAACGGCATTTTGGGCAGTTATGACTACCGCTACTATGTCTGGTGCTGTGAATGGAATGCACGATTCTTTAATGCCGCAAGGAATATTCTCGACACTCTTCAACTTATTTATTCAAGTTATCTGGGGTGGCCAGGGAACTGGAACAGCTTATCTATTTATTTACTTAATTCTCACAGTATTCTTAACCGGACTAATGGCAGGGCGCACCCCAGAATTTTTAGGACGCAAAATTGAAAAGCGAGAAATCGTCCTGGCTGGCGTCGTGCTGTTGATTCACCCAATTCTAATTTTGATTCCCAGTGCGATCGCCTTGGCTTATCCCATCTCTCTATCTGGAATTAGCAACAGTGGCTATCACGGTATTTCTCAAGTAGTTTATGAATATGCCTCAGCAGCAGCAAATAATGGCTCCGGCTTAGAAGGGTTGAAGGATAACAGCATCTGGTGGAACTTGAGTACAATAGTTAGCTTAATTGGAGGACGCTACATTCCGATAATTGCCATCCTCTTGTTAGCTGACGGCATGTCTGGCAAACAACCAGTTCCTGAAACCCCTGGTACTTTAAGAACGGATTCTCTAGTATTTACTGGTATCACTGCTGGAGTGACATTGGTTTTGGGAGTATTGACTTTCTTTCCCGTTCTGGCTTTAGGCCCCATAGCCGAGGGTATGAAATTAGCATCTGGCAGTTAG
- a CDS encoding folate/biopterin family MFS transporter, translated as MVLQSSGLAKVKDSLTQKIFLGNEPNAELIAILTVYFVQGILGLSRLAVSFFLKDELLLSPVEVSALLGIVFLPWMIKPVFGFISDGLPIFGYRRRPYLILSGILGTASWASLATIVHTSWAATLAIALGSLSVAMSDVIVDSLVVERARGESQAKAGSLQSLCWGASAIGGLITAYFSGLLLQYFTTRTVFGITALFPLIVSGVAWLIAESPVSKDAEDINQTNPLPIKHQLSQLRQAISQKSIWLPTAFIFIWQATPNADSAFFYFATNELHFEPEFLGRVHLVTSFASLAGVWIFQRFLKSIPFRVIFAWSTVLSSILGMTMLLLVTHTNRRLGIDDHWFSLGDSLILTVMGKIAFMQVMVLTARLCPPGVEATLFALLMSVFNSAGTVSHAFGALITYWLGITATNFESLWLLVLITNLSTLLPLPFINWLPAAEEETETSKDGEQAFLPDLMSELVLREPESKIIE; from the coding sequence ATGGTGCTTCAATCATCTGGCTTGGCCAAGGTCAAAGACTCATTAACACAAAAAATCTTCTTGGGTAATGAACCTAATGCAGAGTTAATTGCAATTCTCACCGTTTATTTTGTCCAAGGAATTTTAGGATTATCGCGTCTAGCCGTGAGCTTTTTCCTCAAAGATGAACTGCTGCTGAGTCCCGTCGAGGTGTCGGCGCTGTTGGGAATTGTCTTCCTACCTTGGATGATCAAGCCGGTGTTTGGTTTCATCTCTGATGGCTTGCCTATATTTGGCTATCGGCGGCGTCCTTATTTGATTTTATCGGGAATACTGGGAACTGCATCTTGGGCGAGTCTGGCCACAATAGTTCATACTAGCTGGGCAGCTACATTAGCGATCGCTCTTGGTTCTCTTAGTGTCGCCATGAGTGATGTCATAGTTGACTCGCTGGTTGTGGAACGAGCTAGAGGCGAATCCCAAGCAAAAGCCGGTTCATTACAATCTTTGTGCTGGGGTGCTTCTGCGATCGGAGGTTTGATAACAGCATACTTTAGTGGTCTGCTGCTTCAATACTTTACTACCCGTACTGTCTTTGGAATAACCGCCTTATTCCCTCTCATCGTCTCAGGGGTAGCTTGGTTAATTGCTGAGTCCCCTGTTAGTAAAGATGCTGAAGATATCAATCAGACCAACCCTTTACCAATCAAACATCAACTGAGCCAGCTACGCCAAGCCATTAGCCAAAAAAGTATTTGGCTACCAACTGCGTTTATCTTCATCTGGCAAGCTACCCCAAATGCTGACTCAGCCTTTTTCTACTTCGCTACCAACGAACTCCACTTTGAACCAGAATTTCTGGGGCGGGTGCATTTGGTGACAAGTTTCGCTTCTTTAGCAGGCGTTTGGATTTTTCAACGTTTCCTCAAAAGCATCCCTTTTCGGGTGATTTTTGCTTGGAGTACCGTCCTTTCGTCAATTTTGGGGATGACGATGCTGTTGTTAGTGACTCACACAAACAGGCGATTAGGTATAGATGATCACTGGTTTAGTTTGGGTGATAGCCTGATTCTCACTGTGATGGGGAAAATTGCCTTTATGCAAGTGATGGTGCTAACAGCAAGGCTTTGTCCCCCTGGTGTGGAAGCAACATTATTTGCCTTGTTAATGTCGGTGTTTAATTCAGCAGGAACGGTTTCCCATGCATTCGGGGCATTAATCACCTATTGGCTGGGCATCACTGCAACAAACTTTGAATCACTTTGGCTATTGGTGCTAATTACTAATCTCAGCACGCTGTTACCCCTACCATTTATCAACTGGCTACCGGCTGCTGAGGAAGAAACTGAGACATCCAAAGATGGGGAACAAGCGTTTTTGCCAGATTTGATGTCTGAGTTGGTACTGAGAGAACCAGAGTCGAAAATAATCGAATAG